A genomic region of Diachasmimorpha longicaudata isolate KC_UGA_2023 chromosome 17, iyDiaLong2, whole genome shotgun sequence contains the following coding sequences:
- the LOC135170545 gene encoding protein TRC8 homolog, translating into METIMRDRIMGFANVVMRVPPLFIIDELLRISLGVPEENVIVLSNETVVDNLKVSSVQNTIVGSLVSAEPFFMKQFNIDDYLYQTNVITPMKFFACCSGILASLYIFMLWTKHLIVVYLYLISVGTIFLSYWSNVSTMKAVIAYVNSFDTSTSILDDILCLNISQLMSYGPGIMVIQNYLLQSLFACIFCYIHLAPRHPILQKLLAASFLTPSVLAITPLPTNVLHHAPVFSTLLPLAVTKFILWYNSLAMLKIIHAGYKHARTFISNYGLSALAEIEWIRLNVPNVLRTFWMLRVSEQIIQILGNNYGDETLTLCTMIKTLLVNGCETLTAVLGMTSIISYICHHIGGFFQWVLLTEHNDEKSIGTVSAILFYILALQTGLTSLDRDKRLVKLCRNFCLLFTAVLHFVHNIVNPLLMSLSASHNPALHRHLRALAVCAFLIIFPVSLLVFLWSHFSISTWLLAVTVFSIEVIVKVLVSLSIYSLFLIDAYRSTFWEQLDDCVYIIKAVGNTIEFAFGIVLFFNGFWILIFESGGAVRAIMMGIHAYFNIWNEAKAGWSVFMKRRTAVNKINSLPEAKIEQLRMLDDVCAICYQEMKSAKVTRCNHYFHGVCLRKWLYVQDRCPLCHDILYKVESSQEGKSQPVVPQNEEGLAHQPDDLGQEGNEAREDDGGEDTQAARSPESRISTV; encoded by the coding sequence ATGGAGACGATAATGCGGGACAGGATAATGGGGTTCGCCAATGTGGTCATGAGAGTCCCCCCTCTGTTCATCATCGATGAACTATTAAGGATCAGCCTGGGGGTACCTGAGGAGAATGTAATCGTACTATCTAACGAAACAGTTGTAGATAATCTGAAGGTCAGCAGTGTGCAAAATACAATTGTCGGTTCCTTGGTCTCAGCAGAAccattttttatgaaacaaTTTAATATTGACGACTACCTCTATCAGACAAATGTAATCACACCCATGAAATTCTTCGCGTGTTGCTCGGGTATCCTCGCGTCATTGTATATATTCATGCTGTGGACAAAGCATCTGATTGTTGTCTACCTGTACCTGATATCAGTTGGCACGATATTTTTATCCTACTGGTCCAACGTTAGTACGATGAAAGCCGTTATTGCCTATGTAAATTCATTTGACACATCGACGAGCATATTGGACGATATACTGTGTTTGAACATCAGTCAACTTATGAGTTATGGCCCTGGAATAATGGTCATCCAGAATTATCTGCTGCAGAGTCTATTTGCGTGTATATTCTGCTACATTCATCTGGCCCCACGTCATCCGATACTCCAAAAATTACTGGCCGCCAGTTTTTTGACACCTTCTGTACTGGCGATCACTCCGTTACCAACAAATGTTCTCCACCATGCGCCAGTATTCAGTACGCTCCTTCCCCTGGCGGTCACCAAATTCATCCTCTGGTACAATAGCCTAGCAATGCTGAAGATAATTCACGCTGGCTACAAGCACGCCCGCACCTTCATCAGCAATTACGGTCTCTCCGCCCTAGCCGAGATCGAGTGGATCCGTCTGAACGTTCCAAACGTTCTTCGCACCTTTTGGATGCTGAGGGTCAGCGAGCAAATAATCCAGATACTGGGTAACAACTACGGTGACGAGACCCTCACCCTCTGCACAATGATCAAGACCCTCCTGGTGAATGGCTGCGAAACATTGACAGCTGTCCTGGGCATGACCAGTATCATTTCCTACATCTGCCACCACATCGGTGGCTTCTTCCAGTGGGTTCTCCTCACCGAGCACAACGACGAGAAGAGCATTGGCACAGTATCCGCCATATTGTTCTACATACTGGCCCTTCAGACTGGTCTCACCAGTCTCGATCGTGACAAACGTCTCGTCAAGCTCTGCCGAAATTTCTGCCTCCTCTTCACAGCTGTTCTCCATTTCGTTCACAATATTGTCAATCCACTCCTGATGTCCTTGAGTGCCTCTCACAATCCAGCTCTTCACAGACACCTTCGGGCTCTAGCTGTCTGCGCCTTCCTCATAATATTTCCAGTCTCACTTCTCGTCTTCCTTTGGTCGCACTTCTCCATCAGCACTTGGCTGCTAGCTGTCACCGTCTTCAGCATCGAGGTAATCGTCAAAGTGCTGGTGTCGCTCTCCATATACTCTCTTTTCCTCATTGATGCTTATCGAAGCACCTTCTGGGAGCAGCTCGACGACTGTGTTTACATAATTAAAGCTGTTGGAAACACGATTGAATTTGCTTTTGGAATTGTCCTCTTCTTCAATGGATTTTGGATCCTCATTTTTGAATCTGGTGGAGCTGTACGCGCCATCATGATGGGCATTCATGCCTACTTCAATATTTGGAATGAAGCCAAGGCTGGCTGGAGTGTCTTCATGAAACGCAGAACAGCtgtcaacaaaattaattcacttcccgAAGCCAAGATTGAGCAGCTCAGGATGCTTGATGATGTCTGCGCTATTTGCTATCAGGAAATGAAGAGTGCCAAGGTCACGAGGTGCAATCACTACTTCCATGGGGTTTGCTTGAGAAAGTGGCTGTATGTGCAGGATCGCTGCCCATTGTGTCATGATATTCTTTATAAGGTCGAGAGCTCGCAGGAAGGGAAGAGTCAGCCTGTCGTTCCACAGAATGAGGAAGGGCTCGCTCATCAGCCTGATGATCTTGGTCAGGAGGGGAATGAGGCGAGGGAGGATGACGGGGGGGAGGATACACAGGCGGCTCGATCACCCGAATCCAGGATTTCTACTGTCTGA
- the LOC135170548 gene encoding lipase member K-like — protein MKGRGREVLIVPTVIVLLELILLSSGFEYNRVPDLVKVRRRADAGDAEFIALDFIGLVEEQGRVAERHNVTTEDGYILGLYRLPPNPKSPKNVGRNRAIFLHHGLAASADCFVIFGKERSLAHILSNAGYDVWLGNVRGGTYSRNHTTLKPTDADFWDFSLDDYGLRDVPAMIDYVLETTGESTLSYIGHSLGTTSILMLLSMKPEYNKKIDLIFHFAPMGYWVAQSPMRLILTTAGQFMQNLLDPRGATELTPQSSMLTALFKRICLPNNILDLCYLPLDILLGASNPAQVNKVSLIDYLNYYPAGASAKTFYQYRQHGQSGKFQQYDYENPELNLKHYGQTTPPLYNTRNIMVPSVIFRAPNDPLSTVADIRGLISHLPRNISLLYEVVPYRDFNHLDFVTAKDVKTLVYDRLMQILTGFHKNKYNFDDRNEIN, from the exons ATGAAAGGAAGAGGTCGCGAGGTACTGATAGTACCAACAGTGATTGTACTTTTGGAGTTGATTTTGTTATCCTCTGGGTTTGAGTATAATCGAGTGCCGGATCTAGTTAAAGTTCGAAGACGAGCTGATGCTGGAGATGCTGAATTCATTGCTCTGGACTTT ATAGGACTGGTTGAGGAGCAAGGACGTGTAGCTGAGCGTCACAACGTCACTACCGAAGACGGCTACATCCTGGGGTTGTACCGACTGCCCCCGAACCCCAAATCTCCGAAAAATGTCGGTAGAAATCGAGCCATCTTCTTGCACCATGGACTGGCAGCCTCGGCCGACTGCTTCGTGATATTCGGAAAGGAAAGGAGTCTCG CACACATACTCTCCAACGCTGGATATGACGTGTGGCTGGGGAACGTCAGAGGAGGTACTTACAGCCGAAATCATACGACCCTCAAACCCACCGACGCTGATTTTTGGGACTTTAG CCTTGATGACTATGGTCTCCGGGACGTCCCCGCGATGATTGATTACGTCTTGGAAACCACTGGAGAGTCGACTCTGTCCTACATTGGCCATTCCCTTGGAACCACAAGTATCCTGATGCTGTTGTCGATGAAGCCAGAGTACAACAAGAAGATCGATTTGATATTTCACTTTGCACCAATGGGTTACTGGGTTGCCCAGTCTCCAATGAGGCTCATCCTCACTACCGCTGGCCAATTTATGCAGAATCTTCTTGATCCAAGGGGAGCGACTGAATTAACTCCTCAGAGTTCTATGCTCACTGCACTCTTCAAACGAATTTGTTTGCCTAATAATATTTTAGATTTGTGTTATCTGCCTTTGGACATCTTGCTGGGCGCCAGCAATCCAGCACAAGTCAATAAA GTGTCTCtcattgattatttaaattactATCCTGCTGGAGCATCTGCCAAGACGTTTTATCAGTACCGTCAACACGGGCAGAGTG GAAAATTTCAACAATACGATTACGAAAATCCAGAATTGAATCTCAAGCATTACGGTCAAACAACACCGCCTCTCTACAACACTCGGAACATTATGGTACCGTCAGTGATATTTCGCGCTCCAAATGATCCGCTCTCGACAGTAGCTGACATCAGAGGACTGATATCTCACCTACCCCGTAACATTTCACTTCTCTACGAGGTGGTTCCCTACAGAGACTTCAATCACCTGGACTTTGTGACCGCCAAAGACGTCAAGACTCTAGTCTACGACAGATTGATGCAGATTCTCACTGGAttccacaaaaataaatacaattttgaTGATAGAAATGAGATCAATTGA
- the LOC135170553 gene encoding NADH dehydrogenase [ubiquinone] 1 beta subcomplex subunit 9 isoform X3, giving the protein MAGPLPTGIVSHARRVCSLYKRAYRNLESWYSMLEDFRYEAVLLRARFDANKDIKDLRKGKELLNAGEEELWSCMHPAPMYFAGSPGGCAYDRGGVSPDWVLDHWHPTEKAMYPKYFALREKRKLEYIEFYKKQYPNAPTEFHLDH; this is encoded by the exons ATGGCGGGACCACTCCCAACTGGTATCGTATCACACGCGAGAAGGGTGTGCAGTCTTTACAAACGTGCATATCGTAACCTCGAGTCCTGGTATTCAATGTTAGAGGATTTTAG GTACGAGGCAGTCCTACTACGAGCTCGTTTCGATGCAAATAAAGACATAAAAGATCTTCGAAAGGGAAAGGAACTGTTAAATGCAGGTGAAGAAGAACTATGGAGTTGCATGCATCCTGCCCCGATGTACTTTGCTGGATCACCAGGTGGCTGTGCTTACGACCGAGGCGGAGTATCCCCAGATTGGGTTCTGGATCATTGGCATCCAACCGAGAAAGCTATGTATCCAAAGTACTTTGCATTACGAGAAAAACGTAAATTGGAGTACATCGAATTCTATAAGAAGCAGTACCCGAACGCACCCACCGAGTTCCACCTCGATCATTAA
- the LOC135170553 gene encoding NADH dehydrogenase [ubiquinone] 1 beta subcomplex subunit 9 isoform X1: MCVGEGKEVFEGVLGSRHSQGVKDSFRKARRMAGPLPTGIVSHARRVCSLYKRAYRNLESWYSMLEDFRYEAVLLRARFDANKDIKDLRKGKELLNAGEEELWSCMHPAPMYFAGSPGGCAYDRGGVSPDWVLDHWHPTEKAMYPKYFALREKRKLEYIEFYKKQYPNAPTEFHLDH, translated from the exons atgtgtgtgg GAGAAGGGAAAGAGGTTTTCGAAGGTGTCTTGGGGTCCAGACATTCTCAGGGGGTGAAAGACAGTTTCAG AAAGGCTCGGAGGATGGCGGGACCACTCCCAACTGGTATCGTATCACACGCGAGAAGGGTGTGCAGTCTTTACAAACGTGCATATCGTAACCTCGAGTCCTGGTATTCAATGTTAGAGGATTTTAG GTACGAGGCAGTCCTACTACGAGCTCGTTTCGATGCAAATAAAGACATAAAAGATCTTCGAAAGGGAAAGGAACTGTTAAATGCAGGTGAAGAAGAACTATGGAGTTGCATGCATCCTGCCCCGATGTACTTTGCTGGATCACCAGGTGGCTGTGCTTACGACCGAGGCGGAGTATCCCCAGATTGGGTTCTGGATCATTGGCATCCAACCGAGAAAGCTATGTATCCAAAGTACTTTGCATTACGAGAAAAACGTAAATTGGAGTACATCGAATTCTATAAGAAGCAGTACCCGAACGCACCCACCGAGTTCCACCTCGATCATTAA
- the LOC135170553 gene encoding NADH dehydrogenase [ubiquinone] 1 beta subcomplex subunit 9 isoform X2, producing MCVGRKARRMAGPLPTGIVSHARRVCSLYKRAYRNLESWYSMLEDFRYEAVLLRARFDANKDIKDLRKGKELLNAGEEELWSCMHPAPMYFAGSPGGCAYDRGGVSPDWVLDHWHPTEKAMYPKYFALREKRKLEYIEFYKKQYPNAPTEFHLDH from the exons atgtgtgtgg GTAGAAAGGCTCGGAGGATGGCGGGACCACTCCCAACTGGTATCGTATCACACGCGAGAAGGGTGTGCAGTCTTTACAAACGTGCATATCGTAACCTCGAGTCCTGGTATTCAATGTTAGAGGATTTTAG GTACGAGGCAGTCCTACTACGAGCTCGTTTCGATGCAAATAAAGACATAAAAGATCTTCGAAAGGGAAAGGAACTGTTAAATGCAGGTGAAGAAGAACTATGGAGTTGCATGCATCCTGCCCCGATGTACTTTGCTGGATCACCAGGTGGCTGTGCTTACGACCGAGGCGGAGTATCCCCAGATTGGGTTCTGGATCATTGGCATCCAACCGAGAAAGCTATGTATCCAAAGTACTTTGCATTACGAGAAAAACGTAAATTGGAGTACATCGAATTCTATAAGAAGCAGTACCCGAACGCACCCACCGAGTTCCACCTCGATCATTAA
- the LOC135170549 gene encoding uncharacterized protein LOC135170549, which yields MVPTMPPDAHKISLKIIEAIRQHPVLYISDVKGTAIKLQEFRQKVWKRISDELGLDPAWVRLRWKNLRDTYCRILKYKNRTNKGTRRKKWVFEDHLSFLKFPYEPDYQPQCVELSDQYIEAINASGMSTENLLEQLEDRNDEDYSEYLEVLEETTADPILQDDSQVVEILDVNEEDLNAEMLEKDSATLQVETYAREIENNYIRIRPKKMKYDHDVYSGPSNVSPTDGTKIDSNISTIVITTGELRPPDDVETTENDHNDEANDHDISLDHSSIQSKECYAEEVPKTSIELFFDSMAQTVRLLPPIAQAEIKMSVCRIVTEAEVKYSNKKNAHKVQKFIAPPGMIPKLVLIPCSMIDNPGNSN from the exons ATGGTGCCGACAATGCCCCCCGATGCTCACAAAATATccctcaaaattatagaagctATCAGACAACATCCAGTATTGTACATATCTGATGTTAAAGGAACTGCGATCAAACTCCAGGaatttcgacaaaaagtcTGGAAGAGAATTTCTGACGAATTGGGATTGGATC CTGCATGGGTCAGACTCAGGTGGAAGAACCTCAGGGACACGTACTGTCGAAtactaaaatataaaaatcgaaCGAACAAGGGAACAAGAAGAAAGAAGTGGGTGTTCGAGGATCACCTTAGTTTTCTCAAATTTCC ATACGAACCTGATTACCAGCCCCAGTGTGTCGAGCTCTCGGACCAGTACATAGAGGCAATAAACGCAAGTGGAATGAGCACTGAAAACCTGCTGGAGCAGTTAGAAGACCGTAACGACGAGGACTACAGTGAATACCTGGAGGTCCTCGAGGAAACAACGGCAGACCCGATTCTCCAGGACGACAGCCAAGTCGTGGAGATCCTAGACGTTAACGAGGAAGATTTGAATGCAGAAATGTTAGAAAAAGACAGTGCAACTCTTCAAGTAGAAACTTACGCACGAGAGATTGAGAACAATTACATCAGGATACGTCCGAAGAAGATGAAATACGATCACGATGTGTATTCAGGTCCTTCCAACGTATCCCCCActgatggaacaaaaatagaTTCAAATATCAGTACAATTGTCATCACGACAGGTGAATTGCGACCCCCAGATGATGTAGAAACGACTGAAAATGATCATAATGATGAGGCCAATGATCACGACATCAGTTTGGACCATTCGAGCATTCAAAGTAAAGAATGTTACGCCGAGGAAGTACCAAAGACCAGCATAgaattattctttgacagcATGGCGCAGACAGTGAGACTACTTCCTCCAATAGCTCAAGCAGAAATCAAGATGTCGGTGTGCAGAATAGTGACAGAAGCTGAAGTGAAatattcaaacaaaaaaaatgctcaCAAAGTTCAAAAATTCATAGCCCCCCCTGGAATGATTCCCAAATTAGTCCTGATACCTTGCAGTATGATCGACAATCCTGGCAACAGCAATTGA